The sequence below is a genomic window from Corynebacterium afermentans subsp. afermentans.
CGTGGAGCCCAAGCCGGTGCCGCCGTCGAAGCCGATGTTCCAGATCGCGGAGGCCTCCGAGGTCTTGTGGCGCGGCAGGCGGTAGAACAGCATCGTCAGCGCCTCGTTTTGCACTCCGCCGAAGCCGGCGCCGTAGAACAGCGCGGCGATGAGCATGGTCCACGCGGGCAGCTCCATGGACAGGATCATGGCCATCAGCGCCACACCGACAGCGGCGATGATCTGGCACGGGATGACGACGGAGCCCGGGTAGCCGCGGCGGTCCATAATGCGGCCGGCGACGTAGCGCGCGACCATCGCAGCAAAGTTGAGGACGGCAAGCATCACGCCCGCCAGCGCAGCGCCCGATACCGGGTCGAGCTCGCGCATGGACACCGGCAGGAAGTTCGTGATCGCGCCGTATGCGGTAGTGACAAACATCAAGGCGAGCGCCGGCACGAGCGCGAGGTGCCACATGGGCACGCGCACGCTTTGCTGCGTTTCAGCGTCCGGGTCCGCCGGTGGGATGGGCGGGATAGCCAGGCAGGCCACCAGCGAAACCGCGCCGATGGAGGCGGCGATCACGTACACCGCGTCGTAGCCGATTTTGTCCACCAACGCCAGGCCGGACGGCAGCGCCACCATCTGCGCCAGGCCCACGACCATGCCGAAGATGCCGGTGGCGCTGCCCAGCAGGCGCAGCGGGACAAGCTCGGCGATGATGGCGGCTTCCGCCACGGACAGCGCACCGAAGCCGATGCCGCGGATCGCACTGACGGTCAACAGCGGCACGGCGTCCATGCCGAGCATGTAGCCGAACGCGGGGATGCCCAGCAGCAGCGAGGAGATGGCCAGCACCCAGCCGAAGCCGAACGTCTTCAGCGCCTTTGGGGTGAAAATTTGGGTGATCACGGTGGCGAACATGAACACGCCGGTGGAAAGCCCTGCCAGGGAGGCTGGCTGGCCAGCGTCGATCACGGCCGTGGGGACCACAGGCAGCAGCAACGCCCACGCCGCGAAGGCCGAGGCCACCGCAACGAGGACCGGGATCAGGCCCCGGGCGCGCCACACGTTGGTCAGCGATTCAACTTCCCCACGGGTCAGCGGCTGTTTGGACCATGCCATCTCACATCACCTCCATAAGCGCGAGGGCTGCGAAGAGCAGGGCCATGACAGCTAAAAGCGCAAGCACCGCGGTAAATGCACGGGGTGCTCCGCGTTGATAGCTGGACCAGACTCCGCCGACGAGAAGCCCCGCCACAAGGCTGAGCACCACCACCAAAATCGGATTCCCGACAGCGGACACCGCAAAGACCTCCTTCGCAACCAAGTCGATTCGGCCGTCATTGTAGACGCTGCGTAGGAATCCATGGATGCTGCCTTCACAGTGGGCGCTATGCTCGCTGTATGGGAAAGCACGCTGCACCGGCGGGCCCTCAGCGCCCCGGCGAGGTCACGCTCGAGCGCGTCGCTGCACTGCTGGAGGGCCTCGGCTTCGAACCGCTGGTGCGCCCGGACCGCGTGGTCATCGGTGCACACGCTTTCACCGTGGCCCTGTGGGTGGATTACTCGCGCCCAATGGCGCTGGTCATTGACACTGCGGAGCGCATCCCCACCGACTTCGAGCATGCGATGGCGCTCGCCCGCTTTATCAATACCTGGAACCACGACCGAGTTGGCCCGTGGGCGAGCTACCGTCTGATGGAGTCCGGGGATCTGTGCGCGCGCATGCGCCGCGGCGTGCACATCAAGCATGGGCTTAGCGACGATCAACTGGCCGCCGAATTGTTAGACACGCTCGAGCACGCGGCCGCGTTTTACCGGCGGTTGCGCGAACGATTCTTGGACGCGGGCCTGGACCAGCCCCTGCCGCCGCAGCTGATGCGCGCCCAGGACACCGAACTGCTGCTGGGCCGGCATCCCTTGCTGCGCCACTTGCCGCGCGGCGGGCGGCAGGAGGTGTCCACCGCACCGGAGCTCTACCGCGAAGTGGAAGGACCCGCAGGTGAGATCGCGCCGGTGGGCGTGAGCGATCTCACCGACGCGTTGGAGCAGCTGGAATTCCGCTACGGGGTCGGCGAGGACGACGTGATCGCCACCGGTGTCAACGGCGTGCCGTTTGCGCTGACTATCGAAGGCGAACCGGGACCGCGCTACGCCCGGGTGACAGGCATGTGGGACACCGGCCGCGACGCCCTCGACGCGTTCTTGCCGCTGTGGCTGGTGTGCAACGACGTCAACGAGCGCACGTGCGCCACGGCCGCTTACCTGCACGAATTCGACGGCACCGCCCACATGCACGCCGAGTCCACCATGCTCGTGGCTGAGGGCGCCGCACCCGAGCAGGTCAGCGAATTTGTCATCTCTGCGATGGCGGCGTGCTTGGCGGCCATCGACCACGTCAGCCAGCAGACGGCTGGCCAGTCAGTGGTGGATTGGCCCGGCAGAGGCGCTAACTAGCGCTCTTGCCTGGTGTAGGCCAAAAGGTTGGCGGTCCAGTACACCAGCACCGCCGCGAACGGGCCCGCTGCCCAGGCGACACCTGGTCGCACGGGCGGCACCATGGTCAACGTGTCGCCGTCCGTAAGCGCCTCGGGCGCCGGCAGGGGGTGCATAAGTCCCACGAACCAGCCGCCGAAGATGTAGAGCGCCACGGCGGCTACCGCGCTGACGATTCCGGCCCAGATCAGCCAGGCCACGGAGCCACGGACTTTCTCGCGCTTCGCGGCAACCAGCGCCACCACCGCCACCACAACACCGGCCAGGGTGGTCAGCAGAGCGAACGAGCCGAAGCCTGCGAATTCGGCGTTGACGGGGCTTTCCGCCTGGTCCACGCGCAGCCCGCCGCCTTCAACCACGCCGATGTACGCGGGCCGCACGAGCGCCCACATCCCACCGCCGAGGATGCCCAAAACGCAACCGAGCGCCAGGAGCCCAGCTCCGGCGCTCAGTGTGGATCTACGGTTTAGTTGCACAGCTTCCAGCGGCCGTCTTCCTTCTGGAAGATCATGGTCGAGGTTTCCTCGCCGTGCTCGCTCTTCGCGGTCAGGCTCGCCGACGCGCGGTCGCCGTCGATACGCACGTCATCCAGGCTGACCTCCGTCTCCGGCAGCTCGATGCCCTGGCCCTGCTCCTCGGCGAGGCGGCTGGCCTCCTGGACCTGCTCCAGGCTCATGCCCTGGCGCTCAAGCTCCTCGAGCATCGGCTCGGTCACGGCCTTGCACGAGTTCTCCAGGATGGTCGGGGTCCAGTCCGCAAACGATCCCGGGTTGAGCACGGCGCGGGCGGTATCTTCCAACTCCCGGCGGTCGTCCTCGCTGCCTTCCTCACCGTTGGCCAACGGCTCATTGGTGTTTTCCGGCATGCCGTTTTCAAACGGGTTGACCAGTGTCGGCGGCTGCTCCTCGCCACCCTGTGCCTGGTTGGACTTCTGCTTGTCGTCCGACTTGTCTTCCTTCTTCTTTTCCTTCTCGGAAGTCTTCGAAGTCTTCTCGGACTTTGCAGACTTCTCGGTCTTTTCAGACTTCGCGGACTTCTCCGCAGAGGCTTCCGTGGAAGAGTTCGCGGCGGACGCCTCAGGCGCCTCGGCGGCGGTGGACAGACCGCCGGAGGTTCCTTCATCGTCGGACCCGCACGCGGTGAGCGGGAGTACGAGGGCGAGCGCCGCCGTCGTCACTGCCAAGCCCTTCTTCGTTTGCAACTTCACGGTATACCTGTACCTCTCGTTGTCGGACCCGCCCGGAAATTCGGTGCGGGCTGGCACCCGCGACTGTGTTTTTCTGTGTTTTTCGGCATCAGCACATGCAGTCGCGGTGAAGATCCATTCAGAAATAGTACCAACTACTCACTGTTGCACTCGTTGGACATCTATATAAGCATTCTGGAGAGTTTCTGTGAGGACGCGTAGAGCCTTTTCGGCCGCAGGTGACCGTTGTGCGTCTATGTTGGAGGAATGCAATTAACCCGTGAGCGCATCACCGAAGCGGCGTTGGCCATCCTCGCCGAGTACGGGCTCGCGGACGTGTCCATGCGCCGGGTAGCCACCTCACTTTCGGTCGCGCCCGGAGCGTTGTACTGGCACATCTCCAACAAGCAGGAACTCATCGCCACCATGGCGGAAGAGATTGTGCAGGTGCTTATCAACGGCCCCCTGCCGGACCCCGCATGTCTGAGCCGAAAGCTGCGCGAAGCGCTGCTTGCCACCCGCGACGGCGCGGAGGTCGTCGTCGCGGCGGTGAGCCAGCCCAGCTCGCAAGTGCAAAAGGAGTTGGAAACCCGGTTCGCGGCGTCGGTCAGGGCGTGGCTGGGCGAAGCGGCGTCGGAAAGCAATGTGCGCATCGCCGCCAGAGGTTTGCTGCGACTGACCTTGGGCGACGCGGCGGTGCAGCAATCCGCCGCGCAGCTGGCGCAGGCCACTGGCGCGCCTGCGGAGTCGGACGGCGCAGGCGAGCACGCCGCGGCGGTGACCTTCCTGCTCGACGGCCTAAAGCGAAGTGTCTGAGGGGGCACTAAGCTGTGACCCCATGAGTGAGACCATCGTCTGGCCCGGTTCTTCTTACCCCCTGGGCTCCACTTTCGACGGCGCAGGCACGAACTTCGCACTGTTCTCCGGCGTCGCGGAGAAGGTGGAGCTTTGCCTTATCGACGACGACGGAGCGGAGACCCGCATCCCGCTGGAGGAAGTGGACAACCACGTCTGGCACGCCTACCTGCCCGGAGTGAGCCCGGGCCAGCGCTACGGCTACCGCGTGCACGGGCCGTGGGATCCGCACAACGGCAAACGCTGCGATCCGAGCAAGCTGCTGGTGGACCCGTACGCGCGCGCCTTCGACGGCGAATTCGACCAGCACTCCTCACTGTTGTCCTACGACATGCACGCCGACGAGCCGGGCACCGGCCGCAACGAGGAGGACTCGTTGGGCCACACGATGCTGTCCGTGGTGATCAACCCGTTCTTCGATTGGGGCGATGACCGTGCGCCGAAGATCCCGGAGGGCGAATCCGTCATCTACGAGTGCCACGTCAAGGGCATGACGCAAACCCACCCCGCCATCCCGGAGGACCTGCGCGGAACCTACGCCGGCATGTCGCACCCGGTGATGGTGGATTACCTCAAGGACCTGGGCGTCACCGCCATCGAGCTGTTGCCGGTGCACCAGTTTTTGCAGGACGACCGCCTGCGGGACCTAGGTCTGCGCAACTACTGGGGCTACAACACGTTCGGCTTTTTCGCCCCGGAGAACAACTACGCCTTTTCCACCGCGCCGGGTGACGCGGTGGCCGAGTTCAAGCAGATGGTGCGCACGTACCACGAGGCGGGCATCGAGGTCATCCTGGACGTGGTGTACAACCACACCGCCGAGGGCAACCACATGGGCCCAACCATCGCCTTCCGCGGGATCGATAACGAGGCGTACTACCGGCTGGTGGACGACGACAAGTTCCACTACATGGACTACACCGGCACCGGAAACTCGTTTAACGTGCGCTACCCGCACTCGCTGCAGCTGATCATGGATTCGCTGCGCTACTGGGTCACGGACATGCACGTGGACGGTTTCCGCTTCGACCTCGCTTCCACCCTGGCCCGCGAGTTTTCCGACGTGGACCGCCTGGCCACCTTCTTCGACCTGGTGCAGCAGGACCCTGTGGTCAGCCAGGTCAAGCTCATCGCCGAGCCGTGGGACGTGGGCGAAGGCGGCTACCAGGTGGGCAATTTCCCTGCGCTCTGGAGCGAGTGGAACGGCAAGTACCGCGACACCATGCGCGACTTCTGGCGCGGCGAGGACTCCACCCTCGGCGAGTTCGCCTCGCGGCTGACCGGTTCGTCGGACCTGTACCAGCACAACGGCCGGCGCCCCACCGCGTCTATTAACTTCATCACCGCCCATGACGGGTTCACCCTCAACGACCTGGTCAGCTACAACGACAAGCACAACGAGGCCAACGGCGAGGACAACCGCGACGGCGAGAGCCACAACCGCTCCTGGAACTGCGGTACGGAGGGCGAGACGGACGACCCGGAGGTGCTGGACCTGCGGGCGCGGCAGCGCCGCAACTTCCTGACCACCCTGCTGCTGTCCCAGGGCACCCCGATGCTCGCCCACGGCGACGAAATCGCGCGCACCCAGGGCGGCAACAACAACGTCTACTGCCAGGACAACGAGATCGCCTGGATGGACTGGTCCAGGCTCGAAGAAGCGTCGGACCTGCACGACTTCACCCGTCGGCTGATCGAGCTGCGCCGCGACCACCCGGTGTTCCGCCGCCGCCGCTTTCTCGCCGGCGGCGCGTTGGGTGACGAGGAGCACGGCCGCGAAATCGCGTGGTTGACACCCGAGTGCACGCTGATGACGCAGGACGATTGGAATACCCCGTTCGGGCGTGCTCTGATGGTGTTCTTGGACGGCGAAGCTATCGCCGAGCCGGACGCGCGCGGACAGCGCGTGGTGGACGATTCCTTCCTGTTGATGTTCAACGCCCACTACGAAGACATCGACTTCACGGTGCCGGACGCCGAATTCGGCGACGAGTGGGAGGTAGTCGTGGACACCACCGAGGCGCTCGGCGTGCGCGAAGACGCCGAGCCGGTCCAGCCCGGCGCGGCTGTGACCGTGGGCCAGCGTTCAACCGTGGTGCTGCGCCGCACCCAACCACCCGCAGGCGAAGGAAATTCGGAGGCCAGCCAGTAATGATCACCGCGCACGGCGCAACGTTGACCGTGACCAACGAGGCACTGACCCTCACTCCCACCGCACTCGCGGCCTCGTTGCGCGGCGGCAGCAACTCCCGCGAGGTGGCCATCGCCGACATCGCAGGCACAACCTCTGTTCCGGGCGACGCGTGGACCCGCCCGCATGTGGACATCGACACTGCCGGCGGCACTGTGACTGTCTGGTTCGCCCCCGGCGACGAGGAGGGCCCCGCCGAGCTTTGCAAGCTTCTCGACGACGCACAGCACGGCCATGCCCCTGCCACCGGCACCGTGGCCGGCGGCGCCGGCATCCCTGGCTTTTCCTTCGTCGGCTTCGACGTGGAGACCGCGAACCGCCGCTGGGGCTCGATTTGCCAGATCGGCCTGGTGAAGATCGTTGACGGCGAGGAGGTGGACCGCGCCTCGTGGCTGTGCAAGCCGCCGGTGTCTCTCGCGCAGTTCGAGGAGGGCAACGTGGCCATCCACGGCATCACCGAGCAGGACGTCGCCGACGCGCCGGATGTGTGCGACTGCATCCCGAAGATGGCCGAGTTCGTCGGCGATCTGCCTCTGGTGGCGCACAACGCCCAGTTCGACGCCTCCGCGCTGCGCGACGCCTGCCAGGCATCCGACGTCGAGGTGCCCCAGATGCTGTTCGCCTGCACCCTCGCCCAGGCGCGTGCCACCAAGCTGGACGTGGCCAACCACCGCCTGCCCACCCTGGCGGAGCACTTCGGCATCACGCTGGACAACCACCACGACGCCTGCGAGGACGCCGCGGCCTGCGCGGGCGTGATGGTGGGCCTGGCGCGCCAGGCCGGTCACACCGGCAGCCTGATGAGCTTCGTGCACGACTCCGGTTTCACGCTCGGCTCCATCGACGCCGCCCGCGTGACCCCGGTGCTGCGCGACCGCTCCGGCGCGGGCCGCGCGATGCAGGCGGAAAAGGCGGCCCAGGGCGGAGTGGCTGCCGCGGTTGCGGCATCGGCGGCACCGCAGGGCTCGAATCAAGCGGGCCCTGCCAAGCGGGCGCAGCACAATAAAGGTCCCCAGCGCCCCTGGCAGTCCGTGGCCACCCCGGACACCGTGCCGGAGCCGGACCCCGAGGCAGATCCGAACGCGCCACTGTACGGCGAACACGTCACGCTGACCGGCGAGTTTGAACCGCACGACAAGGGTGAGCTGTGGCAAAAGATCGCCGAGCAGGGCGCGCAGGTGGGCAAGAACGTGACAAAGAAGACCACCGTGCTGGTGGTGGGCGAATGGGCCACGATGACCTCGAAGGAAAAACGCGCTCGCGAGCTGAAGGACAAAGGCCAGGACATCCAGATCTGGCAGGCCGACCAGCTGCTAGAGGCGCTGGGGCTAAACGAGCAGCCACCGTTTTAGAAAAATCTTCGGCCTCTAGGGAACCGGGGCGGGTGCGGCTGCGTCTAATTAGCCATGCAGCTTCTCCAACACGCACCTGTTCCCGCCACGGCGATCACGTTGCGGCTTGCGCACGTGGACGGCGCGGCAACTCGCGCGCGCATCGCCGCCGGTTTTAGCACCTCCACCGCTTTTATCAGCCTCTCGCCTGGCTTGATGTGCGTCTTCGACTCGCCTGACTCCACCGGCCTTACCCACCAAGAGGTCGGCGCCGCGGGTGTGAGCGCCCATCAGCTGTGGAACGTCTCAGCAGAACAGCTGATATCCCGCGCGCAGCGCGACGACGGCGTGGAGTTCTTAGTACGTTGCCCCAGCGTCGCGCTGGACTGCGACGAGTTGCCGCGAGGCTTCGAGGTGGACGGACACGACTCCCCCGCCGCCTGGTGGCTTTCCCACCCACGCCCCTTTACCTTGCTGCACCGCCACTTCGAGGCCGTTCTGCGGCCGGAGACCGGGCTGGTCTACGCCACCCGCGACTGGCGCGAGCTATTCGTTTTCGACGCGGACGCCGACGAGGTGGCGCAGCACTTGCCCGGCGCGAATGTGCTGGCCTATTCCGTGGGGTTTCCCCTGCTGCGCCACGCAAAATCCAGCTAGGGTGTGGGGCGTGAAGCGCCCCATCACCTCCACGTACCGCCTGCAACTGCGCGGCCCGCATACGGACCCTCACGGCCGCGAGTTCGGCTTCGCCCAGGCCGCCGAGCTTGTGCCCTATCTGTCCGATCTCGGGGTCTCGCACCTCTACCTCTCCCCGATCTTCGCCGCCGCGCCGGAGTCCAACCACAACTACGACGTGATCGACCCGACCGTGGTCAACCCGGAACTCGGCGGCATTGACGGGCTGCGCAGGCTTGCCCGTGTGGCGCACGACGCCGGGTTGGGGCTGGTGGTGGATATCGTGCCTAACCACCTCGGCGTGGAAGTGCCGCGGCGCAACCGGTGGTGGTGGGACGTACTCAAGCACGGGCAGGATTCGAACTACGCGCACTTCTTCGACATCGACTGGGCCGAGGACAACGGCGCGGGCGGCAAAATCGCGCTGCCGGTCCTTGGCGCTCCTGGCGACACGGACGCGCTGAAGCTCGAACACCTCGATGGCGAGGACGTGCTTACCTACTACGACCACGTCTTCCCACTCGCCCCCGGCAGCTACACCGACCTCAATGACGACCCGACCGCCGTGCACGAGCGCCAGCACTACCGGCTGACGTACTGGCGCGACGGCATCATCTCCTACCGCCGCTTCTTCTCCATCAACGGCCTCGCCGGCGTGCGCCAGGAGGACGAAGACGTCTTCAACGCCACCCACTCCTGCCTGCGGGAACTTGTTGGCGAGGGGCTTATCGATGGCGTCCGCGTCGACCACCCCGACGGCCTGACCGACCCGTTCGGCTACCTCACCCGGCTGCGCGAGCTCATCGGGCCGGACACCTGGCTGATCGTGGAGAAGATCCTCGGCGTGGACGAGCCTTTGGATCCACGCCTGAACGTCGACGGAACCACCGGCTACGATGCCTTGCGCGAATTCGACGGCACGTTTGTCAACACCGACGCCGCCACCGCGCTGGGTGCGGTGGCGTTGCGCTTCAGCGGCACCACTTGGGACGCGCACGCTGTGGAAAAGGCCGAGTGGATGCTCA
It includes:
- a CDS encoding MFS transporter, giving the protein MAWSKQPLTRGEVESLTNVWRARGLIPVLVAVASAFAAWALLLPVVPTAVIDAGQPASLAGLSTGVFMFATVITQIFTPKALKTFGFGWVLAISSLLLGIPAFGYMLGMDAVPLLTVSAIRGIGFGALSVAEAAIIAELVPLRLLGSATGIFGMVVGLAQMVALPSGLALVDKIGYDAVYVIAASIGAVSLVACLAIPPIPPADPDAETQQSVRVPMWHLALVPALALMFVTTAYGAITNFLPVSMRELDPVSGAALAGVMLAVLNFAAMVARYVAGRIMDRRGYPGSVVIPCQIIAAVGVALMAMILSMELPAWTMLIAALFYGAGFGGVQNEALTMLFYRLPRHKTSEASAIWNIGFDGGTGLGSTFYGMLVAQMAFAPVFGIASAVITIGLAITLLDRQLGRHRVVEVNNLSARLKSVQVPRPYPRKRQ
- a CDS encoding YbjN domain-containing protein, with amino-acid sequence MGKHAAPAGPQRPGEVTLERVAALLEGLGFEPLVRPDRVVIGAHAFTVALWVDYSRPMALVIDTAERIPTDFEHAMALARFINTWNHDRVGPWASYRLMESGDLCARMRRGVHIKHGLSDDQLAAELLDTLEHAAAFYRRLRERFLDAGLDQPLPPQLMRAQDTELLLGRHPLLRHLPRGGRQEVSTAPELYREVEGPAGEIAPVGVSDLTDALEQLEFRYGVGEDDVIATGVNGVPFALTIEGEPGPRYARVTGMWDTGRDALDAFLPLWLVCNDVNERTCATAAYLHEFDGTAHMHAESTMLVAEGAAPEQVSEFVISAMAACLAAIDHVSQQTAGQSVVDWPGRGAN
- a CDS encoding TetR family transcriptional regulator, coding for MQLTRERITEAALAILAEYGLADVSMRRVATSLSVAPGALYWHISNKQELIATMAEEIVQVLINGPLPDPACLSRKLREALLATRDGAEVVVAAVSQPSSQVQKELETRFAASVRAWLGEAASESNVRIAARGLLRLTLGDAAVQQSAAQLAQATGAPAESDGAGEHAAAVTFLLDGLKRSV
- the glgX gene encoding glycogen debranching protein GlgX, translating into MSETIVWPGSSYPLGSTFDGAGTNFALFSGVAEKVELCLIDDDGAETRIPLEEVDNHVWHAYLPGVSPGQRYGYRVHGPWDPHNGKRCDPSKLLVDPYARAFDGEFDQHSSLLSYDMHADEPGTGRNEEDSLGHTMLSVVINPFFDWGDDRAPKIPEGESVIYECHVKGMTQTHPAIPEDLRGTYAGMSHPVMVDYLKDLGVTAIELLPVHQFLQDDRLRDLGLRNYWGYNTFGFFAPENNYAFSTAPGDAVAEFKQMVRTYHEAGIEVILDVVYNHTAEGNHMGPTIAFRGIDNEAYYRLVDDDKFHYMDYTGTGNSFNVRYPHSLQLIMDSLRYWVTDMHVDGFRFDLASTLAREFSDVDRLATFFDLVQQDPVVSQVKLIAEPWDVGEGGYQVGNFPALWSEWNGKYRDTMRDFWRGEDSTLGEFASRLTGSSDLYQHNGRRPTASINFITAHDGFTLNDLVSYNDKHNEANGEDNRDGESHNRSWNCGTEGETDDPEVLDLRARQRRNFLTTLLLSQGTPMLAHGDEIARTQGGNNNVYCQDNEIAWMDWSRLEEASDLHDFTRRLIELRRDHPVFRRRRFLAGGALGDEEHGREIAWLTPECTLMTQDDWNTPFGRALMVFLDGEAIAEPDARGQRVVDDSFLLMFNAHYEDIDFTVPDAEFGDEWEVVVDTTEALGVREDAEPVQPGAAVTVGQRSTVVLRRTQPPAGEGNSEASQ
- a CDS encoding exonuclease domain-containing protein produces the protein MITAHGATLTVTNEALTLTPTALAASLRGGSNSREVAIADIAGTTSVPGDAWTRPHVDIDTAGGTVTVWFAPGDEEGPAELCKLLDDAQHGHAPATGTVAGGAGIPGFSFVGFDVETANRRWGSICQIGLVKIVDGEEVDRASWLCKPPVSLAQFEEGNVAIHGITEQDVADAPDVCDCIPKMAEFVGDLPLVAHNAQFDASALRDACQASDVEVPQMLFACTLAQARATKLDVANHRLPTLAEHFGITLDNHHDACEDAAACAGVMVGLARQAGHTGSLMSFVHDSGFTLGSIDAARVTPVLRDRSGAGRAMQAEKAAQGGVAAAVAASAAPQGSNQAGPAKRAQHNKGPQRPWQSVATPDTVPEPDPEADPNAPLYGEHVTLTGEFEPHDKGELWQKIAEQGAQVGKNVTKKTTVLVVGEWATMTSKEKRARELKDKGQDIQIWQADQLLEALGLNEQPPF